The Henckelia pumila isolate YLH828 unplaced genomic scaffold, ASM3356847v2 CTG_80:::fragment_2:::debris, whole genome shotgun sequence nucleotide sequence caccattagtccttattacttgaaacatcattgagactctatatgctagtactgtaatttgactcgtttaccgactctattggggtcatcaggtgtcgggattgggtacagttacgacacatataggattcgatgctttgttgtcaaggattcaccacatacttgcgagtgtggatatcctatgcgatctgaggagatattagtgtgacgaatctctagccagagtacatgatgtgttttaggttaatgggttatcctagtaacacatgcgatgtcactaatagatctccaagatgttatgcattgttatcgaatctcgaacgactctcgatgcaccaatggttgttgattcgatcgggatatatggatgaagggaccgtactgtacgctaaccaaaatttactggttcttgcaggcactatcagtaatacctagggaatcatggggcgatgttgctaggcgctcttacaatgattcgatgggtaagttggaaattgttgtttcgagtcacaaggagttgtaagcccacggctagctgtattcctgaaccattgagggttacacaagtaatggattactaaaatcccgtagagatagttaaatttaaagagttaaatttaatgaaaaagaagttggacttcttaactaaaaggagtgagatttcctaaaatgacatagggatggacatttttggaaatcactgaattcggattcagaaaaattatcttgactctaaaagatgcagaaatggtttctgtgcatattggtgaaatcagtttatcaatcggagtcacgttgaattttatattaatttctataacaacaggcttggcttgttgggcttaagttatggattgtgggctttaaggagttagagtcctgatacaattataactagaaattatctataaatatatgtgcagtgttcgaaaattgcatgcaattaattattagaattttcgaaaacaccacatattattttctaagggtttttcgaaaatccttgtcccttttcggagaaaattcagtcttgtgatttttgtgaaaaattacaattctgaattaacaaatcatatctatttattctctacgcaaacttctgattgatttctagtgcagtcaatcagagggtttctgtttccattcgtggacctaatttcggagaaagatcgtgacgccatcagttcccgggatttacaagaagagcaaattaaattctgttggtgtccataatctcgctttgagattttaaggtaaaatatttaattgtgattatttattttacttacacaaatttaatcgtaaaagttttgatacccagatatggaatcgttccatattaataaaataaattttttaaacttccgctgcaccgggtatcaattctaattgatctgaacacagttttccaacagtaacTGGCCTGATGTATCTTGCTGCTAAGAGTTTTTCCACTTCAGCGGCTATATGTCGATTTTTCTCTTGGCCAAAtgctcttttcttttgcttcaccGGTCTCATTTTCGGATGGCATATTCATTGGGTATTCCGGGCAAAGGCTCATCACCCCAAGCAAACACGTCCAAATTGCGACCAAGGAAATTTTTTAACTTCTCTTCCAGCTCATGAGGTAATTCGGTCCCGATCTTTAGGGTTTTCTTGGGATCAGTTGGAATGATTGCCACATGTTTCAGAGTTTCGGTTGCTGTTATTCTCTCTTTGCTCTAGGCTTTTCATCTACCAAATGTATTCCGTTTTCACGTAAAATTTTTCCAGGTTTCGGCGCTCTTTCCTCATTAGAAACTTGTCTTTTACGATTTCCTGATGAACCCCGCAATGTCACCGCATGACATTCTCTGGCTAGACGATGGTCACCAATTGCTTCTCCTACTCCTCCTGGAGTCGGAAACTTCAGCTTCATATGATATGTCGATCCGATGGCTTGGAATATATTAAGACTTGGTCGTCCCAATATCAAATTGTACGCAGATAAAGCCTTTACTACAAAAAATTTCACCATCTTAGTAGACCGTTTGGGGTAAGAACCTAAGGAAAGAGGAAGCGTTACTTCTCCCAAAGCTTCAACTATTTCTCCAAAAAATCCGACTAGTGGAGTGTTGAATGGAGTTAACTGTGCATTACTAATACCCAACTTCACGAATGcatcatgaaaaattatgtcgGCCGAACTTCCTGAATCCACTAGAATTTTCTTTACCCAAAAATTGGAGATTGTGACTGAGATGATTAAAGCATCATTATGTGTGCCCCGAGGGTTCTCCAGATCTTTTTCACTGAATGTTAATCCATCTTGGATGGTTCCAATTTCATATATCGACAAGGATGTGGGGCTAGATAAATTGTTGGTTCCTTTTGCTGCCCGTAGAAGGGCTTTTCTTGCATTGTTTGAGTCGCCACAAGCAGGCCCCCAGTGATTACGGAGATTACCCCTCCCGAGAGAAAATTTTCATCAACTCGTTCATGCTGTTTCCCATTTTCATCATGGCACTTTTGATAGTCACGTTTTGGTTGTTTGTCCCGACGTCTGTCATCTCGCTTTTCACCGCGGGATTTGTCCACAAAATTTCCCAAATGCCcgtattttatgagtttttcaatTTCTGCTCGCAAACTGAAGCAATCTTCTGTAGTATGACCTTTATCTTTATGAAAATGGCAGTACTTGTCCGAACGCTGGCGCTTTGGGTTATTTTGCATTGGGCAAGGGGGACGCAACAACCCTTGTTTTTCAGCCACTACCAGTATATCGGTCAGATGTGCATTGAGGGGTGTATTTTGGAGGCGGGGACTCTGTGCTGTTCGCTTCTCGTCTCGCTTTCTAATATCTGATTtatcttcttctctcttttttttattCAAGTAGTGTGGCTCTACAGATTCTTCAACCCGTATGTATTTCTCAGCTCTTTCCAATAATTCCTCTAAGTTTTTGGGCGGCCTTCCCGCTATTGATTCTTTGAACTTCCGATGGCGCAAGTTTTGTTGCATTATTCCAGCTAACAAATCATGGTTCACGTGTAAGACTTCGTGCACCGCATGAGTAAATCGCCGAACATAGTCCCCCAAACATTCTCCTTCTTTTTGAATGACTATGAACAAATATGCTATTGTTTTTgggtattttttgttatttgagaATTGCTGGATGAAGCAGTCAGTAAGTTGCTCCAAATTGGCAATAGATCCAGATGAtaacttattgaaccatgtgagTGCTCTTCCTGATAATGTTGTTCGGAAAATTTTATAGCTTGCAGCATCTGTGATATCATATAAATTCGCTTTCGTGTAGAATTTGTCAATATGGTCTTGGGGGTCACTCgttccatcgaactcaggtaAGCTGGGGATTTTAACTCCCTTTGGTAATGCTTCAGATAATATGTCATCAGTGAAGGGGCTTCGACGTGACGGCAAAATTGCGAACATATTCTCTCCAGTTACATGTGTGCGAGATCCATCCTTCCGAGCTGGATTAGTGATCTTGTTTTCGCCAGAAGTGTCATGAACTGTGTGAACACTTGCTTCACCGTCTTTctgagtagtatttttcttggtcccccttgatatttatcattcACTTTAGACTTATCTTTATTTGGGTCTCCGTTATTAGGGTCAAGAGATGACGAGCCTTCAGTCTGAGCCTTTTTCTTGCTGCTTTTGCGCTTGCGGGTTTCTCGGTACTGAGCAACTGCATCTTTTGCTGCGAGTGCTGCTGTATTTTCCATTAGCGCAGTCAAGTCTTCACGGGTGAGAGTAATACTCGGCGGTGCGTTTCCATTGTTATTATTTCCTTGAGAcatttttgaagtaatatgtGTTCTCAATGATGTAGTGAACGGGTTCCCACGGACGGCGCCAAGCTtatgtagccaaaaatcacttgtactcgatacgttgcttccgcaaagttcGGAGTATGAATAAATCCTTGAACGTTCCCTTgggagatcttcagtgggttgttcctacgtcacaaaataaagtcagaggagccgggagggttTCCGGTGAAGACACTCCGACGCTTAAGTCAGTTaagctgatgtagccaaaaatcatTTGTACTTGATacgttgcttccgcaaagtccggAGTATGAATAAATCCTTGCATGTTCCCTTgggagatcttcagtgggttgttcctacgtcacaaaataaagtcagaggagccgggagggtttccggcgaagacactccgacgctcaagtcagttattactcaaggaataataatcgagagtaagcgttatagtgctaaagaaagtgtgtaccttaataatgaggtgacttgagctatttatagatattcggagatttcacgggcttgagcctcttatgggcttttgtagaatttagggtctgcttgaattaaatatatataatatttaaataagcttgggcctcaaaaatatttggaatggaccttcatgattgggctcaggcccagttgaattttCAGGTGTAATCTATCAAGAGTAAAACTAAATTGTGTAATTTGTGTATATAAGGAATTATAATCGGATCGGAGCTTGTAATCCAATTGATCTCACCTGTCCGCCACTAATTAGTGGAGATTCGATTGAGTCCTCTTTCTGttgtaatttgaaaaaaaaaattagaatgcAATAATTTATTAGGCTACGTACGTTTATGTTGTCTAATGATTTgtctatttcaatttttttttccaaaaagtaATTAGTTAATTTGGTTTCAAATGTGGATTTAAAAACGAAAActcgtgaaaaaaaaaaaaaattacacgtCATGGTCCTAGTGACGTGTGACATGCacgtaaatattatatatatttatatatatatttatatatataatatatatatataataaatacaaGTTGCATCATTTATTATTCTtacttattaattttataaaatcaattattattaaTAGATTTTCAATTCAGCCGCCGGTTTGGTTGCTGCTTTATTTACTTATCTAGTtggtttttgatttttgatttttgatttttgattcCATCCATTATTAGTTTATATTCTCAGTATGAGGGCGGTTGAGCAAGTTAGCCTCTCTTCCTCCAGGATGTTTACCTAGCCAACGCTTGGATCCGGAGCAGTAGTATGTTTCAAGGGCGAACTGAACTTATATTCAACAAAGAATCTAGCTCAGGCTAGTCCTAACTCCTAAGTTGTGGGTtactctaaattttttttattatatatatatataaattattttatttaatccaataaaactTACATTTAACACCGGAAGCCTAGCTCATCTTCTTAATTTTAGCGCACAACTTCATTTTTGGAATGAAAATTGCATTTCGGTCCTGTAAATTTGTCATTTTATAATTTTGATTCTTTATGTaattaaatttcagttttattcatgcaatttttTTGATAATTCTATTCTTTTTTGATTGGAAGTGCTAATGTGACACTATACACCCAGCGTCATACAAGTACTGCATTGTTTCCATGTCAGAGCCAAGTTGGAGGAAAGATTAAAGTTgtcaaaaaaaaacaaagatagcaaactaaaattgaaatttaacaACATAGAGAATCAAAATCCtaaagaaaatatataatttattgattAAATTCAAGCGCACCCCAACTTTAATTAATGGATCCGTCCATgcttatattaatatataacttTGATTTATCTTACCCTTTGATTTATTTGGATTCGGATAATGAATTAACATTGATCATTTTCATGTGTCAAATACTGAATCAGTTAACTTCTCCATTCGAAAGAAATCAAAATGTTAGATAAAAGGAAATTTGCTGCTAAAAAACTCTGCAATCATAATATTACATTAATACAACTATAGTAATTCGTGTCCAGCACAGAGCTGAATCCCATTTTCTAAGTTACCGAGCCATATTATTTCTGCTCTTTTTTTACACTTTGAGTTGCAATATTATCAACTGAACTAAGTCTAATTAGATATCGATTCGCCATGTTTTATTCACAAGACAGAAAAAATTCAAGCTGCTGATCATGTCCTGGCGCGAACGAGGGGCGAAGGCATAGGCGAGTGAGGAGACATCTTGTGTGGCGCCATGAAAAATTCATCCAATCTCTTTGAAGATAAGCTGATTTCAAGCTTACTTCCCCAACATTGTTTCCTTGTATTCTTCGCCTCCATACCCTTTGTTTGCATCACAAACTTGAGTATTCTATTCATAGCAACCATCATGGTTTCATCATCCATGTTTGCATAACAAACTCGAAACCATCCCGGCTCAGAGCAATGGAACGATGCACCGGGCGAAACGTTGATCTTAACTTCATTGATTATCACTCTCCACAGCTCCATCTCTGCCTCGAACGTCTCTTCTTTCAGCAGCCTTCTCAAGTCCATCCAGCAAAAAAGCCCCGAATTCCCTTTCAAGCTTCTGATCCCAACTTTAGCTAGTTTCCCGCATAGCAAACCGTGCCTCGTGCCTAATCTTTTCGAGCTTTCTTCGAGGAATCTGTCCACGAAAGCGTCATCCGACAGCATGGAAGCTATTAGGTGCTGTGTCTGAGTAGAAACAAGCCCGAAACTCGACATTTTTCTCGCGCATTCTGTGACCTTATCGTTGTATGAGTATATGATACCGACTCTGAATCCAGGGAAACCGAGATCCTTGGACAAACTATAGACAATGTGGACAAGATCCAGGTTGCAGCTTGCTCTGTTTTCTTGGACAATCTCGGCTATGCTGATGAAACCAGGCTGGCTGAAGACTGTTGCCGAGTAAATTTCGTCGCAAATCAAGTGTATTTTCTTCTCCTTGGTGAAGTTCAACGAGTCTGTTAAGGTTTCTCTGTCCAGTACTGTGCCTAGAGGGTTTGATGGATTGTTTAGAAGTAAACCCTTTATCTTGATGTTCGATTCTTGAGCTTTTTGGTACGCGGTTTCTAATGCGGTTCGGGTGATCTTGAAATTGTTGGAGCTGTTGCAGATGACAGGAACTAGTTGCATTCGTGTTCTCCATGTTAGATCTCGATCATTTCTGCATGGTGGTGATGAATTTGTTAAGAGTAGAATAATTAATGTGGATCGATATATATACTATGTTCTGTTATTGCTGATttttttattgcaattttttaTAGCCAAAATTCGTACCCTGGATAGTAAGGTGTCGGGACCAAGAATGCATCACCAGGATCAGCCAAGCAGAAAGCCAATGTTTCTTGAGCTCCTGTTGCACCTCCACTCATCACGATACGATCCGGATCGAATCGGACTCGATTTCCCCTCACTTTCTCCATGAATCTTGCCACAGCCTACAATATTTATAATGTAATATTCCAAGAATTTAGTGATAATACATCTATCaatcaaaaaatcaaatatcaaagaGCTTGATAGTGTGTTACGTACATTTCTGAATTGTGGTAAGCCATGATAATCTTGAAATATTGCAATATCCTTGAAGTCATCTGCACCTTCTGCAGTGCAAATTGAGGCCCTTGGGTTGTTCTTAACCCATTCTTGGATCAAATCAAATGAAAGCTGCAAGAAAAAGAACAaagaaattatattaattaaaaatatactaagatataatataatattctaGAAAATATATAATGCAGAAAGACTGATATTcacttttatttaaaaaaaaaaaaaacaatacctGGTTTTCTGCTAATCCCATTTGAATAACCCCATTTTGGTTCTCGTTGGGATGATAAGGATTCATGTCATATGCCTTCCAACCGTCGAAATACGACGAGTTTTCGCCATGTCCGTCATTGGTTGCGATCTTGGACAAAAGTTGTTCTTGATTTTTGTTCTCCATTATTTTCAGTttttcaaaagcttcaaatAATGCAAATTAAGTTGGGGAAAGTTGTACAAATGAAATAATTAACgaatgaaataaataaagaatgaatgaatgaatgaatggaTTTGCTCTGCTTGTGAGTGAGTTGTTTGAGTAAGATGTTTTTGAGGATGTGGAATGGGTTGCATATTTATAGTAAGTATTTGTTCTTTGATGGGAAGCTTCCTACGAAGAACACGGTAACAAAATTCAAATCTTACTTAAATGAAAACTAGATGCCTAAACTGGAAACATTTTTAGGCGGCTAATTTGATTTACTTTTTAGTCATAAACCATGTTTTCatcattttataatataaaatgaaGGCTAAGCTTTGGATTAATTTGAACtcaagtcaaaataaattttgaattttgaaaaatagtACCACGTACATTTAATAAAGAGTAACTATCCTGTGCAACggtctcattcgtgagacgggtcaaccctatccatatttataataataagtaatacttttgacataaaatgtaatactttttaatggataacccatataagagacccgTCACACGAATATGACCCGTGCAACGGTTGCATACAAGTGTTTGcctttaataaattttttttgtttttttgttttttttttgtaaatgcaTGTGTTAAGTAACCGAATTAGAATTTAACAATTACAGCATATAATGCAACAAAGATATAATTATTTTGTGACTGTATTTGAACACATAAAAATGGTAGGCCGGTTATATGTTATGGCTAAATGAAGAAATAAAATGTGACAAATGTTTTCAACAATTATAGAGCAGCGACCTCTATCAATTGTCCAATGACGGTGGCCAATTAATGCCTCTCAACATTTTATTGTATAACATTTAATCGGTATTTAAtttctctttaaaaaaaattaatttttgtgtgtagtttttccataaatttttattgtttCCGCGCCGATTTAACTATCTTGCCCTTGGGATTTTATCTGTATCAATGTGATTAACATGTTTTTTTTCCAACTTAGCCATCCGTACTTTCTTCTTGTATGACCAGTGTCTGCTGGGAACATGCGCATTTGAGTTGAAAAGTCAatattcaaaaatataattaattacaaaattaaATTCGTAATGAATAATATTTGTTccggaaataaataaaattgaaataagTCAATAATTGATGTGGGCAGTCAAACTTTTGGTCCATCGTCTGACTTTCGTCTCTATTAGACTTCATACTTCTTTGGCCAACTTTTACGAATGTTTTCATTTATAAATGAGaacgctttttttttttttttttctgaccataacaattatttgaaattttggttATCAAAACCAAATATTAGCATGTGGAAA carries:
- the LOC140873825 gene encoding 1-aminocyclopropane-1-carboxylate synthase-like; translated protein: MENKNQEQLLSKIATNDGHGENSSYFDGWKAYDMNPYHPNENQNGVIQMGLAENQLSFDLIQEWVKNNPRASICTAEGADDFKDIAIFQDYHGLPQFRNAVARFMEKVRGNRVRFDPDRIVMSGGATGAQETLAFCLADPGDAFLVPTPYYPGNDRDLTWRTRMQLVPVICNSSNNFKITRTALETAYQKAQESNIKIKGLLLNNPSNPLGTVLDRETLTDSLNFTKEKKIHLICDEIYSATVFSQPGFISIAEIVQENRASCNLDLVHIVYSLSKDLGFPGFRVGIIYSYNDKVTECARKMSSFGLVSTQTQHLIASMLSDDAFVDRFLEESSKRLGTRHGLLCGKLAKVGIRSLKGNSGLFCWMDLRRLLKEETFEAEMELWRVIINEVKINVSPGASFHCSEPGWFRVCYANMDDETMMVAMNRILKFVMQTKGMEAKNTRKQCWGSKLEISLSSKRLDEFFMAPHKMSPHSPMPSPLVRART
- the LOC140873819 gene encoding uncharacterized protein, with protein sequence MFAILPSRRSPFTDDILSEALPKGVKIPSLPEFDGTSDPQDHIDKFYTKANLYDITDAASYKIFRTTLSGRALTWFNKLSSGSIANLEQLTDCFIQQFSNNKKYPKTIAYLFIVIQKEGECLGDYVRRFTHAVHEVLHVNHDLLAGIMQQNLRHRKFKESIAGRPPKNLEELLERAEKYIRVEESVEPHYLNKKKREEDKSDIRKRDEKRTAQSPRLQNTPLNAHLTDILVVAEKQGLLRPPCPMQNNPKRQRSDKYCHFHKDKGHTTEDCFSLRAEIEKLIKYGHLGNFVDKSRGEKRDDRRRDKQPKRDYQKCHDENGKQHERVDENFLSGGVISVITGGLLVATQTMQEKPFYGQQKEPTIYLAPHPFTISNFWVKKILVDSGSSADIIFHDAFVKLGISNAQLTPFNTPLVGFFGEIVEALGEVTLPLSLGSYPKRSTKMVKFFVVKALSAYNLILGRPSLNIFQAIGSTYHMKLKFPTPGGVGEAIGDHRLARECHAVTLRGSSGNRKRQVSNEERAPKPGKILRENGIHLVDEKPRAKRE